CGTCATGTCACAATCGGTACCCGCTAATTTGTGTGCACCAAAATATCCACAAATGTGACAGTGGCATGTGTTTTATATTAAATCAAAGCTTATGATCGAAGTACCACATGACATGCTGTAATGTCGTATATCTACTAAAATTCCATTACTTAGTCATAATTAAAAGCCTCCAACAAAAATATCCCTATTTTCTCCCGAAATGGGTATTTCTACTTTCATTTAAGAATAGATGTCAGTTAGTATGTGTATAAACAAGTTAAAGAGCCTTTTATCAAGAGTGAGATATTGTTTTTCGAGAATTACGTTACTTCTAAAATACCTAATGTCCTCAAAGCGTAGTGTCAATCTATTcgtatatttaacgacaccagctttcgatggcgtcgtggttaggatatcggactacaagctggtaggtactgggttcggatcccagtcgaagcatgatatttttaatccagatactgactctaaaccctgagtgagtgctccgcaaggctcaatgggtaggtgtaaaccacttgcaccgaccagtgatccataactggttcaacaaaggccatggtttgtgttattctgcctgtgggaagcgcaaataaaagatcccttgctgcctgtcgtaaaagagtagcctatttggcgacagcaggtttcctctaaaaaacagtgtccgaatgaccatatatttgacgtccaatagccgatgataagataaaacaaatcaatgtgctctagtggcgtcgttaaataaaacaaactttaccagcTTTCCAGTTATTAATGGtactataataaatgtattaaacttTGAGTATTAAGAAATGCATACTCATGTCTATTGCTGTGGTAGCTGTATATTCCCTTGAACACCTCTTTGTTTCCATTCTGCTTGTCCATGTTGCCATCAAAGACATTAATATAGTTTGAGGTATAACAGCTGTTATAACGCAAACCTGAAATAAAGACATTAAGACATATTAGAGGCAAACAATGTTATGTCCACTACTGTCTTACAGAAGTTGTCAATTTCACACCAACACATTCTAGAAAAAGCTGTTTCGATTTTTTAGGTTCGATTTATTTCTACCCCGATAACATTGACAATGGACAGAAATATATACTCGCCTGCTCCAAAATTGTAGACAattcacttttgtttttgttatttaaacagTTATGTTTTGCTCAGCGGAAACACATACTGTTACTCATCTATTCCAAAGTGGAACAAAATGACTGAATTGGTAATtgaacatgtattattatttggaTTAGACGTCGCCAAATAAATATTagttgatatttgtattactgTTCGTGCATTAatataacaaactattttgCAAAGTGGTGACACCAAGCTAAAACTGTAGAGCAGAGGATTCTGGTATTATTCTGATTTAGTCGAAAATGCTTACATACTCAAAACGTTTGGAATGTGTAGATTTGCGGaaatatattactttatttGAAGATGGAAAATAATTGAGATACTACACTCATTTTCTTTAGATACAAGTTTTTCGAAACTCACGAATTTTTCTTTTAGCTAACAGAATAGAGTGGTCAGATAGCAGGGAACTTAGCTCGTGGCTTAAAAATTATATCTTATCTAAAACGAATGCAATATTATAATACGTTGTTTTTCACAAgtgattttatataatttaatacatgaaataattattgttgTGCCTTTAACTCACATGGAGATTTTGGGGTTTAATACAACTGTACTAATCCCAGGACCGTTAGGATAATGTTTACTGGGCCCTGCCACATATTACCTAAGACAAAAATATCATCCTGGAGACTGATATCCATTCTATAGACGAAGCAGAAAAACGATGTATAATCCCAGGGAATGCCAGTCCTATAGACGATGTAAGAAGAATGTATCACCCTGGGGAGTGTCAACCTATAAACCAAGTAAGAAGGATGTATTATATTGGGAAGTGTCAGTCCTGTAGACGATGTAAGAAGAATGTATCACCGTGGGGAGTGCCAACCTATAAACCAAGTAAGAAGGATATATTATATTGGGAAGTGTCAGTCCTGTAGACGATGTAAGAAGAATGTATCACCCTGGGGAGTGCCAACCTATAAaccaagtaggaaggatgtattatatTGGGAAGTGTCAGTCCTGTAGACGATGTAAGAAGAATGTATCACCCTGGGGAGTGCCAACCTATAAaccaagtaggaaggatgtattatatTGGGAAGTGTCAGTCCTATAGACGANNNNNNNNNNNNNNNNNNNNNNNNNNNNNNNNNNNNNNNNNNNNNNNNNNNNNNNNNNNNNNNNNNNNNNNNNNNNNNNNNNNNNNNNNNNNNNNNNNNNNNNNNNNNNNNNNNNNNNNNNNNNNNNNNNNNNNNNNNNNNNNNNNNNNNNNNNNNNNNNNNNNNNNNNNNNNNNNNNNNNNNNNNNNNNNNNNNNNNNNCCAACCTATAAaccaagtaggaaggatgtattatatTGGGAAGTGTCAGTCCTATAGACGATGTAAGAAGAATGTATCACCCTGGGGAGTGCCAACCTATAAaccaagtaggaaggatgtattatatTGGGAAGTGTCAGTCCTATAGACGATGTAAGAAGAATCTATCACCCTGGGGAGTGCCAACCTATAAaccaagtaggaaggatgtattatatTGGGAAGTGTCAGTCCTATAGACGATGTAAGAAGAATGTATCACCCTGGGGAGTGCCAACCTATAAaccaagtaggaaggatgtattatatTGGGAAGTGTCAGTCCTATAGACGATGTAAGAAGAATGTATCACCCTGGGGAGTGCCAACCTATAAaccaagtaggaaggatgtattatatTGGGAAGTGTCAGTCCTATAGACGATGTAAGAAGAATCTATCACCCTGGGGAGTGCCAACCTATAAaccaagtaggaaggatgtattatatTGGGAAGTGTCAGTCCTATAGACGATGTAAGAAGAATGTATCACCCTGGGGAGTGCCAACCTATAAaccaagtaggaaggatgtattatatTGGGAAGTGTCAGTCCTATAGACGATGTAAGAAGAATGTATCACCCTGGGGAGTGCCAACCTATAAaccaagtaggaaggatgtattatatTGGGAAGTGTCAGTCCTATAGACGATGTAAGAAGAATGTATCACCCTGGGGAGTGCCAACCTATAAaccaagtaggaaggatgtattatatTGGGAAGTGTCAGTCCTATAGACGATGTAAGAAGAATGTATCACCCTGGGGAGTGCCAACCTATAAaccaagtaggaaggatgtattatatTGGGAAGTGTCAGTCCTATAGACGATGTAAGAAGAATGTATCACCCTGGGGAGTGCCAACCTATAAaccaagtaggaaggatgtattatatTGGGAAGTGTCAGTCCTATAGACGATGTAAGAAGAATGTATCACCCTGGGGAGTGCCAACCTATAAACCAAGTGGGGAGTGCCTATAACCCAAGTGGAaggaaggatgtattatatTGGGAAGTGTCAGTCCTATAGACGATGTAAGAAGAATGTATCACCCTGGGGAGTGCCAACCTATAAaccaagtaggaaggatgtattatatTGGGAAGTGTCAGTCCTATAGACGATGTAAGAAGAATGTATCACCCTGGGGAGTGCCAACCTATAAaccaagtaggaaggatgtattatatTGGGAAGTGTCAGTCCTATAGACGATGTAAGAAGAATGTATCACCCTGGGGAGTGCCAACCTATAAaccaagtaggaaggatgtattatatTGGGAAGTGTCAGTCCTATAGACGATGTAAGAAGAATGTATCACCCTGGGGAGTGCCAACCTATAAaccaagtaggaaggatgtattatatTGGGAAGTGTCAGTCCTATAGACGATGTAAGAAGAATGTATCACCCTGGGGAGTGCCAACCTATAAaccaagtaggaaggatgtattatatTGGGAAGTGTCAGTCCTATAGACGATGTAAGAAGAATGTATCACCCTGGGGAGTGCCAACCTATAAaccaagtaggaaggatgtattatatTGGGAAGTGTCAGTCCTATAGACGATGTAAGAAGAATCTATCACCCTGGGGAGTGCCAACCTATAAaccaagtaggaaggatgtattatatTGGGAAGTGTCAGTCCTATAGACGATGTAAGAAGAATGTATCACCCTGGGGAGTGCCAACCTATAAaccaagtaggaaggatgtattatatTGGGAAGTGTCAGTCCTATAGACGATGTAAGAAGAATGTATCACCCTGGGGAGTGCCAACCTATAAaccaagtaggaaggatgtattatatTGGGAAGTGCCAACCTATAGaccaagtaggaaggatgtattatatTGGGAATTGTCAGTCCTATAGACTATGTAAGAAGAATCTATCACCCTGGGGAGTGCCAACCTATAAaccaagtaggaaggatgtattatatTGGGAAGTGTCAGTCCTATAGACGATGTAAGAAGAATGTATCACCCTGGGGAGTGCCAACCTATAAaccaagtaggaaggatgtattatatTGGGAAGTGTCAGTCCTATAGACGATGTAAGAAGAATCTATCACCCTGGGGAGTGCCAACCTATAAaccaagtaggaaggatgtattatatTGGGAAGTGTCAGTCCTATAGACGATGTAAGAAGAATGTATCACCCTGGGGAGTGCCAACCTATAAaccaagtaggaaggatgtattatatTGGGAAGTGTCAGTCCTATAGACGATGTAAGAAGAATGTATCACCCTGGGGAGTGCCAACCTATAAaccaagtaggaaggatgtattatatTGGGAAGTGTCAGTCCTATAGACGATGTAAGAAGAATGTATCACCCTGGGGAGTGCCAACCTATAAaccaagtaggaaggatgtattatatTGGGAAGTGTCAGTCCCTATAGACCAATGTAAGAAGAATGTATCACCCTGGGGAGTGCCAACCTATAAaccaagtaggaaggatgtattatatTGGGAAGTGTCAGTCCTATAGACGATGTAAGAAGAATGTATCACCCTGGGGAGTGCCAACCTATAAaccaagtaggaaggatgtattatatTGGGAAGTGTCAGTCCTATAGACGATGTAAGAAGAATGTATCACCCTGGGGAGTGCCAACCTATAAaccaagtaggaaggatgtattatatTGGGAAGTGTCAGTCCTATAGACGATGTAAGAAGAATGTATCACCCTGGGGAGTGCCAACCTATAAaccaagtaggaaggatgtattatatTGGGAAGTGTCAGTCCTATAGACGATGTAAGAAGAATCTATCACCCTGGGGAGTGCCAACCTATAAaccaagtaggaaggatgtattatatTGGGAAGTGTCAGTCCTATAGACGATGTAAGAAGGATGTATCACCCTGGGGAGTGCCAACCTATAAaccaagtaggaaggatgtattatatTGGGAAGTGTCAGTCCTATAGACGATGTAAGAAGAATGTATCACCCTGGGGAGTGCCAACCTATAAaccaagtaggaaggatgtattatatTGGGAAGTGTCAGTCCTATAGACGATGTAAGAAGAATGTATCACCCTGGGGAGTGTGCCAACCTATAAaccaagtaggaaggatgtattatatTGGGAAGTGTCAGTCCTATAGACGATGTAAGAAGAATGTATCACCCTGGGGAGTGCCAACCTATAAaccaagtaggaaggatgtattatatTGGGAAGTGTCAGTCCTATAGACGATGTAAGAAGAATGTATCACCCTGGGGAGTGCCAACCTATAAaccaagtaggaaggatgtattatatTGGGAAGTGTCAGTCCTATAGACGATGTAAGAAGAATGTATCACCCTGGGGAGTGCCAACCTATAAaccaagtaggaaggatgtattatatTGGGAAGTGTCAGTCCTATAGACGATGTAAGAAGAATGTATCACCCTGGGGAGTGCCAACCTATAAaccaagtaggaaggatgtattatatTGGGAAGTGTCAGTCCTATAGACGATGTAAGAAGAATGTATCACCCTGGGGAGTGCCAACCTATAAaccaagtaggaaggatgtattatatTGGGAAGTGTCAGTCCTATAGACGATGTAAGAAGAATGTATCACCCTGGGGAGTGCCAACCTATAGaccaagtaggaaggatgtattatatTGGGAAGTGTCAGTCCTATAGACGATGTAAGAAGAATGTATCACCCTGGGGAGTGCCAACCTATAAaccaagtaggaaggatgtattatatTGGGAAGTGTCAGTCCTATAGACGATGTAAGAAGAATGTATCACCCTGGGGAGTGCCAACCTATAAaccaagtaggaaggatgtattatatTGGGAAGTGTCAGTCCTATAGACGATGTAAGAAGAATGTATCACCCTGGGGAGTGCCAACCTATAAaccaagtaggaaggatgtattatatTGGGAAGTGTCAGTCCTATAGACGATGTAAGAAGAATGTATCACCCTGGGGAGTGCCAACCTATAAaccaagtaggaaggatgtattatatTGGGAAGTGTCAGTCCTATAGACGATGTAAGAAGAATGTATCACCCTGGGGAGTGCCAACCTATAAaccaagtaggaaggatgtattatatTGGGAAGTGTCAGTCCTATAGACGATGTAAGAAGAATGTATCACCCTGGGGAGTGCCAACCTATAAaccaagtaggaaggatgtattatatTGGGAAGTGTCAGTCCTATAGACGATGTAAGAAGAATGTATCACCCTGGGGAGTGCCAACCTATAAaccaagtaggaaggatgtattatatTGGGAAGTGTCAGTCCTATAGACGATGTAAGAAGAATGTATCACCCTGGGGAGTGCCAACCTATAAaccaagtaggaaggatgtattatatTGGGAAGTGTCAGTCCTATAGACGATGTAAGAAGAATGTATGTATTATTGGGGAGTGCCAACCTATAAACCAAGTAAGAAGGATGTATTATATTGGGAAGTGTCAGTCCTATAGACGATGTAAGAAGAATGTATCACCCTGGGGAGTGCCAACCTATAAaccaagtaggaaggatgtattatatTGGGAAGTGTCAGTCCTATAGACGATGTAAGAAGAATGTATCACCCTGGGGAGTGCCAACCTATAAaccaagtaggaaggatgtattatatTGGGAAGTGTCAGTCCTATAGACGATGTAAGAAGAATCTATCACCCTGGGGAGTGCCAACCTATAAaccaagtaggaaggatgtattatatTGGGAAGTGTCAGTCCTATAGACGATGTAAGAAGAATGTATCACCCTGGGGAGTGCCAACCTATAAaccaagtaggaaggatgtattatatTGGGAAGTGTCAGTCCTATAGACGATGTAAGAAGAATCTATCACCCTGGGGAGTGCCAACCTATAAaccaagtaggaaggatgtattatatTGGGAAGTGTCAGTCCTATAGACGATGTAAGAAGAATCTATCACCCTGGGGAGTGCCAACCTATAAaccaagtaggaaggatgtattatatTGGGAAGTGTCAGTCCTATAGACGATGTAAGAAGAATGTATCACCCTGGGAATCTATCACCCTGGGGAGTGCCAACCTATAAaccaagtaggaaggatgtattatatTGGGAAGTGTCAGTCCTATAGACGATGTAAGAAGAATCTATCACCCTGGGGAGTGCCAACCTATAAaccaagtaggaaggatgtattatatTGGGAAGTGTCAGTCCTATAGACGATGTAAGAAGAATCTATCACCCTGGGGAGTGCCAACCTATAAaccaagtaggaaggatgtattatatTGGGAAGTGTCAGTCCTATAGACGATGTAAGAAGAATCTATCACCCTGGGGAGTGCCAACCTATAAaccaagtaggaaggatgtattatatTGGGAAGTGTCAGTCCTATAGACGATGTAAGAAGAATCTATCACCCTGGGGAGTGCCAACCTATAAaccaagtaggaaggatgtattatatTGGGAAGTGTCAGTCCTATAGACGATGTAAGAAGAATCTATCACCCTGGGGAGTGCCAACCTATAAaccaagtaggaaggatgtattatatTGGGAAGTGTCAGTCCTATAGACGATGTAAGAAGAATCTATCACCCTGGGGAGTGCCAACCTATAAaccaagtaggaaggatgtattatatTGGGAAGTGTCAGTCCTATAGACGATGTAAGAAGAATCTATCACCCTGGGGAGTGCCAACCTATAAaccaagtaggaaggatgtattatatTGGGAAGTGTCAGTCCTATAGACGATGTAAGAAGAATCTATCACCCTGGGGAGTGCCAACCTATAAaccaagtaggaaggatgtattatatTGGGAAGTGTCAGTCCTATAGACGATGTAAGAAGAATCTATCACCCTGGGGAGTGCCAACCTATAAaccaagtaggaaggatgtattatatTGGGAAGTGTCAGTCCTATAGACGATGTAAGAAGAATCTATCACCCTGGGGAGTGCCAACCTATAAaccaagtaggaaggatgtattatatTGGGAAGTGTCAGTCCTATAGACGATGTAAGAAGAATCTATCACCCTGGGGAGTGCCAACCTATAAaccaagtaggaaggatgtattatatTGGGAAGTGTCAGTCCTATAGACGATGTAAGAAGAATCTATCACCCTGGGGAGTGCCAACCTATAAaccaagtaggaaggatgtattatatTGGGAAGTGTCAGTCCTATAGACGATGTAAGAAGAATCTATCACCCTGGGGAGTGCCAACCTATAAaccaagtaggaaggatgtattatatTGGGAAGTGTCAGTCCTATAGACGATGTAAGAAGAATCTATCACCCTGGGGAGTGCCAACCTATAAaccaagtaggaaggatgtattatatTGGGAAGTGTCAGTCCTATAGACGATGTAAGAAGAATCTATCACCCTGGGGAGTGCCAACCTATAAaccaagtaggaaggatgtattatatTGGGAAGTGTCAGTCCTATAGACGATGTAAGAAGAATCTATCACCCTGGGGAGTGCCAACCTATAAaccaagtaggaaggatgtattatatTGGGAAGTGTCAGTCCTATAGACGATGTAAGAAGAATCTATCACCCTGGGGAGTGCCAACCTATAAaccaagtaggaaggatgtattatatTGGGAAGTGTCAGTCCTATAGACGATGTAAGAAGAATCTATCACCCTGGGGAGTGCCAACCTATAAaccaagtaggaaggatgtattatatTGGGAAGTGTCAGTCCTATAGACGATGTAAGAATATCACCCTGGGGAGTGCCAAATAAaccaagtatatatatatataagtgccagtcctatagacgagggAATGCCAGGCCTATAGACGGCTGTCGTTTCTCATTAAGATTCAGATGCATACAGACGAAGCACCGGACAACAGTTTACAAGAATATATGTTTGCGACCGTATCAAAACGTACTACTTACCACGCACAGCACAACATTTGAACTTAAATCTTCGATCTTCGACGGCGTTGTTGTGTTTACTTTCCACACCAACGAGTGCCCCTATGCCGTGACATTCATATGCTATTAATTCATCCCAATTGTTTATCCAacctaaaatgaaaaatataatacattaatcaAAGTCAATCCAGTCGTGCGCATTTTTTCTGCttccaataaaatgtatttctagCTATTACAAACACCGGAATCACCAGAAGTTATttgatttacacacacacacacgcacgcacgcacaccgCACATGTACAAGCAACCATGAGGAgttgaaatatttatatgtttggtgtttttgttgacTGAAAGTTTGCAAGCAGCAGGTTCAGGAACATACGTTATTATTGCCGTGGATTTGCTTTGATTTGGTCAAATAGAGCCTGTAAGAAAGCTGAGTGCATTTGGGTGTATGCTTAATGTCACGCTATTCTCCAAAAAGTTCCAAAGTAGAGCCGGTTCTACAAGGAGCTGTGTTTCTATAATTAATGAAAACTGCTCGACTTTTATTAGCACTTGATATTTATAGCCTAATGTCTATGATAACTTGTACGAACTCAGTATGTGTTCATTTTTGTTAAAAGTAAGCTAGTTAAGcagatatttaataattatataaatattaacttttagCGATTGTAAATTTCAAGGCTACACTAATGAGAAACGTATTTTAATAGGACGACGCGCCATTAACGGCTGGATATAAACAGCATATAAATTGATTATGTTGTGCTTAGCCGTTTTAGAGACATAGACACCTGAGAGCTAACAATATCCATGCAATCCTGAATCTCTACTAATATAAAACGTACACTCTATGTTCTAAAGACAAATGTTCTCGTTGACGTTCGCTTGAGCTGCTTATATTCTAAGGCGTAGTTTTGTTGCggtttttgtttatgttgttttgtttcttagTTGGTGGTAATGTTTTTGTCTTCTGTTTTTTTCGTTTTGGTGTtagtttgttgtttctttgttgtttggtttctgttttagttgtagtgggtttttgttgtttgtgtgggggttttgtgggaGGGAATAACGTCCTCGGACTTACAATTGTTTGGCCTGATTGACAAAATACAAATGCAAGTAGGCCCTTGTACCGTTCTTTGTATATCCTATAttgttactgttttgtaaaaaatgtcaatattcattaaaaattacaaaaggtcatattttcttttaatttgaaGTAATAATcaaattgtatattaatatcagtaggaCCATGCATTTTTATGCACCTTTGCTTGCCTGATGGCAACATATTGTGAAAACGACACGTCCTGTTGCACAGCTCTTCTTTGCaggatatttgtttaaataaagacacCATTTACACCTGGTCGGAGTACACCGATTttacacacaacaaaaaacaaccccacattACATTTGCATGGATTGGAATTACCACATAAATATCTTGAATGTCATCAAATTACAAACGATTGAAAACTACGTGGTCTctcctgtcaacttcagtccaatagttgccacttcaaagctgtttgccatgaaataatcCCAGTCAAACaacagactacttgcgcggatatATTTCTGTATTTCCGGTCAACCAAATTGGAACATAACTTGATATGCGGCCACTTAACTAGTGAATGCAACTTCAAAAAGTAGTAATCACTTATTCTTTTTGATACCGAGGCAGTATTGGTATTGAGATGCATGGAGGACTCATATTAGTGGAGGTCTGCAAGCTGTAAGCCAGATCGTGTGACATAATACCCGCTGGCGGCAATACTCACTCTTTCATTTTTTCACTGCGCGaacaatcaaataatatttaGGTATCTATAAAATGATAACAAATGTAAATGCGTAATTTGTATCAGTATAGTTATATCACAAATCGTTGTTTCGAGGTCAGAAAATTAGGtagaaaattacatattcatgCCTTGCAACTTTCATATTCCACTTTATTTATTGGCTATAGCAATTGCATATGGCTAGTAACACAGAGTAAAAGtcccttgttttattttataataataattaatttatgattaCGACACAAAACTGTCACTCGGATCTTCCTGTAGAGTTTGCGTTTTGATagagaacttcaaggcgtgtgaacagAATCTGTTCCCCCCGAGTCTATCTTTCATGGGTAAAATATCCTTATTTATAACAGACATACTAAACACGTTGTCTAGGTAATAATATAAAGTTGTCAAGGTGTACTCGACAATACGCCTGCAATACCCGTGGCCACAATTAAACTGCGTTATATCTGCGGTTGatcgttacatatttaattagtgaTTGGCACTAATTGGTTTCAATGGCAAGTCGCTAACTAAGTAGATACCACggcagacgtcagattaccaattaactaattatAATTAACGTACTTgtagaaataaagataaaatccgtattgttataaagttgaagtttagcacTGTTCTAATAATAAGcaaaacatttgttatattGAAGATGCGTTATTAAAGTTATACTTTGGATAGCATGTCcataatttacatttaatttaatgttttatatgcatagcAATCTTCTGTAACCATATAAGTGATATTCGActaaaagtcatattttcattgTACTTTAgtaacagtgaaaatatagaaatcacaTTCATACTTTTTAACTAGTTTATATAAACGTATCtcccttgaaaattattatgtttgattATTGAACCCAGTGTCGCTTCGTGTTTTAGTTTGACGATTACCAAGGCATCTAATCGTATTTGAAAACTAAAACATGTAAATTAAACAATTGTACCTATAGTCCAAGAGCTAGATGGTACAACAGGTCTGAGGGTATTTTTGAATAGCCTGACATATGTACTTTATGCAATGGTGGTTCTTAGTTGCTAAATCTATtcggattttaaaaaaagaagatgttTTAATAACAGTGTTAAAATCTGCGCCATGAAGTAATTAGGGTTAGAGATAACTAAAATGTATGTAGTTCAGTCAAAATACAAGATAGAATAACAAATGACCCCTTATATTAATACTACTGATCTCTAATATATTTGGTCAGACTTCTCTCTTATGTCTATAAACTATGGTGTATCacgtttttaaaacagtttttgtatACTTCTAGGTacataaaagagaaaaataacaGATTTAGTTAACTGATTTGGACATACAATATTTAATGGCATAGTTTTTGTGATATtgagggtttcttctctatataacaatatttcttaattttagaaataagtAGCTCGTTTTCATTTGACGATTTTCCTGAGATGATTCTTATTTTCaaatactaataaaattatatgatcatgtggttatattttttataagtgCAAGGGAAATCGCATTTAGAGGGATGCTAACTTTAGTTGGGCAGATAACACACATAAATGTGCACTTTTGGTTAAAATCATGAAACTTTTCAGATATATACCTTTACcaattataaatgttttcagATATGGATCCAAGTCAGCAGCAACCCCTGGTGATGagggaggatctacaaatgtTTCCTACCTCCATTTAGTGGGAAATCTgacaacaactacaaaaaacaacaacaacaacaacaacaacaacaaaaacgggCACTGTCGGTTAAAAACATTAAACGTGGTATACCTAGACCCATTACAAACATATTCAGATATGGCACCAAGTCAGGAAAGCACCACCCCCGGTTGCCagggaggatctacaaatgtTTCCAccctctttcagcaggacagcTAACACCCAACGTTTAACTGAATTGTGCACTTTTggataaaagcatgaaacttggtacatatatacattgacCCGTTACAAAAATAATCAGATATGGACCCAAGACAGTAGCGCCCCACTGTCTCCagggaggatctacaaatgtcccccacccccttttagTTGGGCGACTAAAACTAAAGTGTGCTCCTTTTTGGTTAAAAACATACCTAGACCCATTACCAACATGTTCAGATATGGACCCAAGTCAGCG
The sequence above is drawn from the Gigantopelta aegis isolate Gae_Host chromosome 6, Gae_host_genome, whole genome shotgun sequence genome and encodes:
- the LOC121375750 gene encoding hemagglutinin/amebocyte aggregation factor-like: MWDFACQKVGTTTRCVITGWINNWDELIAYECHGIGALVGVESKHNNAVEDRRFKFKCCAVRGLRYNSCYTSNYINVFDGNMDKQNGNKEVFKGIYSYHSNRHEDRRWKVKICRVVPSRHHPKKMIKVLAPKPW